A part of Paraliobacillus zengyii genomic DNA contains:
- a CDS encoding SDR family NAD(P)-dependent oxidoreductase — protein sequence MSSIFTNHSLSNKHALITGASGGIGYATALLLSQMGANVTITGRRKEKLQQLRDEILIKDPDANIFIQVTDLTNDKERMQLVENAEKTFGYISILINSAGILGNGKVEEISQSQLEETMHLNYTVPILLTQEVFKKMKQKKEGVIVNVASLSGLRGTFGGTAYCGSKFALIGFTQSFALEAIQDGIRVNAVCPGYVETEMGKQAILDKADRENRSFEEQYKKACQSLPSGRITTPEEVANTIAFLSSDAATNIVGESVKISGGSVMR from the coding sequence ATGAGTAGTATCTTCACCAATCATTCATTATCAAATAAGCATGCTTTAATAACTGGAGCAAGTGGGGGTATTGGCTATGCTACTGCGCTATTACTATCTCAAATGGGTGCAAATGTAACCATCACAGGAAGAAGAAAAGAAAAGTTACAACAACTAAGAGACGAAATACTTATTAAAGATCCAGATGCAAATATCTTCATTCAAGTAACAGACTTAACAAACGACAAGGAACGTATGCAGCTAGTTGAGAACGCTGAAAAAACATTTGGTTATATATCAATCTTGATCAACTCGGCTGGAATTTTAGGAAATGGCAAAGTAGAAGAAATCTCTCAATCACAACTGGAAGAGACAATGCATCTAAACTATACCGTTCCTATTTTATTGACACAAGAAGTTTTCAAAAAAATGAAACAGAAAAAAGAAGGCGTAATTGTAAACGTCGCTTCCTTATCAGGCTTACGCGGAACATTTGGTGGAACTGCCTATTGTGGCTCAAAATTTGCTTTAATTGGTTTTACACAATCGTTTGCTCTTGAAGCGATTCAAGATGGCATAAGGGTAAATGCTGTATGTCCAGGTTATGTGGAAACTGAAATGGGTAAACAGGCAATTCTGGATAAGGCAGATCGTGAAAATCGCTCTTTTGAAGAACAATATAAAAAAGCTTGTCAAAGCTTACCTTCTGGAAGAATTACAACACCTGAAGAAGTAGCCAACACAATAGCTTTTTTATCATCTGATGCAGCTACCAATATCGTGGGTGAATCCGTTAAGATTTCTGGAGGGTCTGTCATGCGTTAA
- the ltaE gene encoding low-specificity L-threonine aldolase, protein MIDLRSDTVTKPSTEMRKAAYEAEVGDDVYGEDVTVKKLEEMAAEHLGKEAALFVTSGTQGNQIAVLKHCKPGDELILEANAHTYLYEGAAVSALAGVQSRPIQGIRGAMDPHEVKQAIRADDIHFPETSLICLENTHNKAGGAVLPLENMKEIYHIAQESNVAVHLDGARLFNAAVASGISVKAYAEFTDTVQFCLSKGLGAPVGSIIAGDHTFIKHAKKWRKRLGGGLRQAGIIAAPGIIALEHNIERLAEDHANAKILAEGLANIKGLKVINEIETNIILVDVTETGLSEAVFLEAIKEKGVLAGSYGTNFVRFVTHLNVSKEDIQTTLQKITQTLV, encoded by the coding sequence ATGATTGATTTGCGTAGTGATACAGTTACAAAGCCATCAACTGAAATGAGGAAGGCTGCGTATGAGGCAGAAGTAGGGGATGATGTGTATGGAGAAGATGTAACTGTTAAAAAACTTGAGGAAATGGCAGCTGAACATTTAGGTAAAGAAGCTGCACTGTTTGTTACTAGTGGTACACAAGGAAATCAGATTGCTGTTTTAAAGCATTGCAAACCGGGAGATGAGTTAATCTTAGAAGCGAATGCACATACTTATCTTTATGAAGGTGCAGCAGTTTCAGCATTAGCTGGAGTGCAGTCACGACCTATTCAAGGAATAAGAGGGGCTATGGATCCACACGAGGTAAAACAAGCAATTCGTGCAGATGACATACATTTTCCAGAGACATCGCTGATCTGTTTAGAGAATACACATAATAAAGCAGGCGGAGCGGTTTTACCACTAGAAAATATGAAGGAAATCTATCATATTGCACAAGAATCTAATGTAGCTGTTCATTTAGATGGGGCTCGTTTATTTAACGCTGCAGTAGCTTCAGGGATTTCTGTGAAAGCGTACGCTGAATTCACTGATACCGTTCAATTCTGCTTATCTAAAGGTTTAGGGGCGCCTGTGGGTTCTATCATCGCAGGAGATCATACCTTTATTAAGCATGCAAAGAAATGGAGAAAGCGACTAGGTGGGGGATTAAGGCAAGCGGGTATTATAGCTGCACCTGGTATTATAGCATTAGAGCATAATATTGAAAGACTAGCAGAGGACCATGCTAATGCTAAAATACTTGCAGAAGGTTTAGCTAACATAAAAGGACTAAAGGTAATCAATGAAATAGAAACAAATATCATTCTAGTAGATGTTACGGAAACTGGCCTATCTGAAGCTGTTTTTTTAGAAGCAATCAAAGAAAAAGGTGTATTAGCAGGATCGTACGGAACTAATTTTGTCAGATTTGTAACGCATTTGAACGTTTCAAAAGAGGATATCCAAACTACATTACAAAAAATAACACAAACATTAGTTTGA
- a CDS encoding lysozyme family protein, with product MMRNKFTRKTKKWLKATLLTGAVTAFVAFVLVVVMILANYVQEEETNSIPNNLTESVVSYQPLIERHLKEMGKEAYTAVIMALMMQESGGRGNDPMQASESYCGEIGCISDPEVSIDKGIDYFVNVLEKTDGDVKLALQSYNFGEGFIDYVKENGGSYTQVLAIAFSKLKYEELKDTGDYSCIRTEAEAYDACYGDIYYVDAVMSYYPSALAKTSETVQVAQIGLETN from the coding sequence ATGATGCGAAATAAGTTTACTAGAAAAACTAAAAAGTGGCTAAAAGCTACCCTGTTGACAGGGGCTGTTACAGCTTTTGTGGCTTTTGTATTGGTTGTTGTTATGATTTTGGCAAATTATGTACAAGAAGAAGAAACAAATTCAATTCCAAATAACTTGACTGAATCTGTTGTTTCTTACCAACCGTTAATAGAGCGACACTTGAAAGAAATGGGTAAAGAAGCGTATACGGCAGTCATAATGGCATTGATGATGCAGGAATCAGGTGGTAGAGGAAATGATCCGATGCAAGCGTCTGAAAGTTATTGTGGTGAGATTGGTTGTATTAGTGATCCAGAGGTTTCAATTGATAAAGGTATAGATTATTTTGTTAATGTCTTAGAAAAAACAGACGGTGATGTGAAACTCGCCCTACAATCCTATAATTTTGGTGAAGGATTTATTGATTACGTTAAAGAAAATGGTGGAAGCTATACACAAGTATTAGCAATAGCTTTTTCTAAACTGAAATATGAAGAATTAAAAGATACAGGGGATTATAGCTGTATTCGAACAGAAGCGGAAGCATATGATGCCTGTTATGGTGATATTTATTATGTCGATGCGGTAATGAGTTATTACCCAAGTGCACTAGCAAAGACAAGTGAAACGGTTCAAGTTGCACAGATCGGTCTTGAAACAAATTAG
- a CDS encoding iron-containing alcohol dehydrogenase yields MQNFTYYNPTKLIFGKDTVAQLKEEVPNYGKKVLLVYGGGSIKRNGLYDEVIQILKDINADVFELSGVEPNPRVTTARKGVNICKEEGIEFILAVGGGSTIDCTKAIAAGAKSDDDIWDIVTKKAFAKEALPFGTVLTLAATGSEMNAGSVITNWETNEKHGWGSPATYPQFSILDPVNTFSVPKNQTIYGIVDMMSHALEHYFHHEENTLLQDYMVEGILRTVIETGPKLLDDLENYEHRATILYNGTMALNGMVSMGYQGDWASHNLEHAVSAVHDIPHGGGLAILFPHWMEHTLEANTARFTQLATRVFDVDPKGKTDHDIALEGIKALREFWNKIGAPSRLADYDITEDSIEQMADKTVLARPEFGNFKKLTRDDAVTIYQASL; encoded by the coding sequence ATGCAAAATTTCACATATTACAATCCAACAAAACTTATTTTCGGAAAAGATACGGTAGCTCAATTAAAAGAAGAGGTACCAAATTACGGCAAAAAGGTACTGCTCGTCTATGGCGGTGGTAGCATTAAGCGTAACGGTCTATATGATGAAGTTATTCAAATATTAAAGGATATTAATGCGGATGTATTTGAATTATCTGGGGTAGAACCAAATCCACGTGTTACGACTGCAAGAAAAGGTGTAAATATCTGTAAAGAAGAGGGTATTGAATTTATACTAGCTGTTGGTGGTGGTAGTACAATTGACTGTACTAAAGCTATTGCAGCAGGAGCAAAATCAGACGATGATATTTGGGATATCGTTACTAAAAAAGCATTTGCAAAAGAAGCACTTCCTTTTGGCACAGTTCTTACACTTGCCGCAACTGGCTCTGAGATGAATGCTGGATCTGTTATAACTAATTGGGAAACAAATGAAAAGCATGGTTGGGGTAGCCCTGCCACCTATCCACAATTTTCAATTCTTGACCCTGTTAACACATTTTCGGTACCAAAAAATCAAACAATTTATGGAATTGTGGATATGATGTCACATGCACTAGAGCATTATTTCCATCATGAAGAAAATACATTACTTCAAGATTATATGGTTGAGGGTATTCTACGCACAGTAATTGAAACCGGACCAAAATTATTAGATGACCTAGAAAATTACGAACATCGTGCGACCATTCTTTATAACGGCACGATGGCGTTAAATGGTATGGTTAGTATGGGGTATCAAGGTGATTGGGCATCGCATAATTTAGAACACGCTGTTTCAGCAGTGCATGATATTCCACATGGTGGCGGATTAGCAATACTATTCCCACATTGGATGGAACATACATTAGAAGCCAACACAGCTAGATTTACACAACTTGCAACTCGAGTATTTGATGTGGATCCTAAAGGAAAAACTGACCACGATATAGCATTAGAAGGGATTAAAGCTTTACGTGAATTCTGGAATAAAATTGGTGCTCCTTCACGATTAGCTGATTATGATATTACGGAGGACTCAATTGAACAAATGGCTGATAAAACAGTTCTTGCTCGTCCTGAGTTTGGTAATTTTAAAAAGTTAACAAGAGACGATGCTGTAACGATTTATCAAGCTAGCTTATAA
- a CDS encoding nucleoside hydrolase: MTNKVYFNHDAGVDDLVSLFLLTQMEDVELTGVSVIPADGYLEPGINASRKIIDRFNAYSVEVAKSNSRGENPFPNDWRLHTFTVDALPILNESGEMKTPLSNSYAHQHMIEKLMETKGKTTLLFTGPLTDLARALDEAPEIEDKIEKLVWMGGTFQEVGNVQEPEHDGTAEWNAFWDPTAVQRVWASGLKIEMIALESTQQVPLTLDVRQKWASLRKYQGVDFLGQCYAAVPPLVYGETNSTYYLWDVLTTAFIGKPELVKTKSVMSTVLTEVPSQGRTVESESGREVSVVYDVDASDFFDYLTSLAQQVK; the protein is encoded by the coding sequence ATGACAAACAAAGTTTATTTTAATCACGATGCTGGAGTGGATGATCTAGTATCCTTGTTTTTACTTACACAAATGGAAGATGTTGAATTAACTGGCGTCTCCGTTATACCGGCAGATGGTTATTTGGAGCCTGGTATAAACGCTAGTCGTAAAATTATTGATCGATTTAATGCTTATTCAGTAGAAGTAGCAAAATCAAATTCTCGTGGAGAAAATCCATTTCCAAATGATTGGCGTTTACACACGTTTACAGTCGATGCATTACCTATTTTAAATGAGAGTGGTGAAATGAAAACACCATTGAGTAATTCATATGCGCATCAACACATGATTGAAAAATTGATGGAAACAAAAGGAAAGACAACACTATTATTTACGGGTCCTTTAACAGATCTTGCTCGGGCACTAGATGAAGCACCAGAAATAGAAGATAAAATTGAAAAGTTAGTTTGGATGGGTGGAACATTTCAAGAAGTCGGTAATGTGCAAGAGCCAGAGCATGACGGAACAGCAGAATGGAATGCCTTTTGGGACCCAACAGCGGTCCAACGAGTATGGGCAAGTGGGCTAAAAATAGAAATGATCGCTTTAGAAAGTACACAACAAGTACCTTTAACATTAGATGTACGTCAAAAATGGGCATCTCTACGTAAATATCAGGGTGTTGATTTCTTGGGTCAATGTTATGCTGCGGTACCACCACTAGTTTATGGAGAAACAAATTCCACGTATTATTTATGGGACGTGCTGACGACTGCTTTTATTGGAAAACCAGAACTAGTGAAAACAAAATCAGTAATGAGCACTGTATTGACAGAAGTACCTAGTCAAGGTAGAACGGTAGAATCTGAATCTGGTCGTGAAGTGAGTGTAGTATATGATGTTGATGCAAGTGATTTCTTCGATTATTTAACGAGTCTTGCACAGCAGGTTAAATAG
- a CDS encoding nucleoside hydrolase has product MKQVIIDTDTAGDDTIAILMALHHFQVEGVMITGGNVQFDQQVENALYTIEVSGKGGQVPVFKGHQGPILQLGKAQHRTVEDVHGSDGMGGANFPKARQKPETQHAVDFLIEKIHANPGEISLLAIAPLTNIAMALKKDPSIATEIKELFIMGGTNNYLGNITPAAEYNFYVDPEAARIVLHSGIPMTMVGWEMCTQYSIMNDADHLDIEGLRTKGSEFFISVNQVVKNFNRDVHRLEGTTHPDTLLVAIAAQKQIMREANTYYVDVETKGEFTRGYSVVDINSRLNKEPNVRVCEVVDRALFKESLLNCLKAIE; this is encoded by the coding sequence ATGAAGCAAGTGATTATTGATACGGATACTGCTGGGGATGATACAATCGCAATTCTGATGGCTCTTCATCATTTTCAAGTCGAAGGCGTCATGATAACAGGAGGAAATGTTCAATTTGACCAACAAGTTGAAAATGCCCTTTATACTATTGAAGTTTCTGGAAAGGGTGGCCAAGTTCCAGTATTTAAAGGGCACCAAGGGCCGATTTTACAACTTGGTAAAGCGCAACATCGTACGGTAGAAGATGTACATGGTTCAGATGGTATGGGTGGCGCGAATTTTCCAAAGGCAAGACAAAAACCTGAAACACAACATGCAGTAGATTTTTTAATTGAAAAAATTCATGCTAATCCAGGAGAAATATCATTATTAGCAATTGCACCTCTGACTAACATTGCAATGGCACTAAAAAAGGATCCATCAATTGCGACGGAGATAAAAGAACTCTTTATTATGGGTGGCACAAATAACTATTTAGGTAATATCACACCTGCTGCTGAATATAACTTTTATGTTGATCCAGAAGCAGCGCGAATTGTTTTACACTCGGGTATACCGATGACAATGGTTGGTTGGGAAATGTGCACGCAATATTCTATTATGAATGATGCGGATCATCTTGATATAGAAGGACTTCGAACCAAAGGATCAGAATTTTTTATTTCGGTTAATCAAGTTGTGAAAAATTTTAATAGAGATGTCCATCGCCTTGAGGGTACAACACATCCAGATACGCTGTTAGTCGCGATAGCTGCTCAAAAGCAAATAATGAGAGAAGCTAATACATATTATGTTGATGTTGAAACAAAAGGTGAGTTTACAAGAGGTTATAGTGTAGTTGATATTAATAGTAGGTTAAACAAAGAACCTAATGTACGTGTATGTGAAGTAGTTGATCGTGCATTATTCAAAGAGTCGTTGTTAAATTGTTTGAAAGCAATTGAATAA
- a CDS encoding pyridoxamine 5'-phosphate oxidase family protein, giving the protein MDQQKLKQTIIKIIDDHQIGTLATIENNKPYSRYMTFFNEGITFYTATNKETHKVEDIKQNANVHILIGYTFDGTTDEYIEVEGEASIHDDEKMKQHLWNEKLEPWFSGPDDPNYIVLKISPTEIRLKNTGDAKTHKLKDIASF; this is encoded by the coding sequence ATGGATCAGCAAAAACTTAAACAAACAATTATTAAAATCATTGATGATCATCAAATAGGTACATTAGCTACAATTGAAAATAATAAACCCTATTCACGTTACATGACTTTTTTTAATGAAGGAATAACTTTCTACACTGCAACAAATAAGGAAACACATAAAGTAGAAGATATCAAACAGAATGCTAATGTTCACATCTTAATTGGTTACACATTTGACGGAACAACAGATGAGTATATTGAGGTAGAAGGCGAAGCATCAATCCATGATGATGAAAAAATGAAGCAACATCTATGGAATGAGAAATTAGAACCTTGGTTTTCAGGACCTGATGATCCAAACTATATTGTTCTAAAAATATCACCTACTGAAATTCGTTTAAAAAACACAGGTGATGCAAAAACGCATAAACTTAAAGATATTGCTTCTTTTTAA
- a CDS encoding aminoglycoside N(3)-acetyltransferase yields the protein MMGRVLKRTKDIRTKETLSYDLQNLGLKKGMTIIVHSSLSSLGSVKGGPITVIQAIMEILTEEGTIMMPTQSVDLSDPSSWDQPSVPEKKWEEIRKAMQPYHPLYTPTSYMGRIVEVFLTCPEVKRSSHPNYSFAAWGKYKDRLINNHELNYGLGDTSPLGRLYDIDNAYVLLLGVDYASCTAFHLAEYRIPYQKIINHTAPILEDNKKVWKTYQELEFRGSLFTYLGKSFEDETYVKKRKVGSAQARLFQVKCAVDYAKSWLTMRDHYNK from the coding sequence ATGATGGGTAGAGTCCTAAAAAGAACAAAGGATATACGTACGAAAGAAACTTTATCTTATGACTTGCAAAATTTAGGTTTAAAAAAAGGAATGACTATAATTGTGCATTCTTCCTTATCCTCACTTGGTTCTGTGAAAGGCGGTCCAATAACAGTAATCCAAGCAATAATGGAGATTTTAACAGAAGAGGGTACGATAATGATGCCAACCCAATCTGTCGATTTATCTGATCCGTCTAGTTGGGATCAACCGTCTGTACCTGAAAAAAAATGGGAAGAAATTCGTAAGGCTATGCAACCCTACCATCCACTTTATACACCGACGTCATATATGGGTAGAATAGTGGAGGTGTTTCTCACTTGCCCAGAAGTAAAACGAAGTAGTCACCCCAATTATTCATTTGCAGCTTGGGGTAAGTATAAAGATAGGTTAATAAACAACCATGAATTGAATTATGGATTAGGAGATACATCCCCGCTTGGTAGATTATACGATATAGACAATGCCTATGTATTGTTGCTGGGTGTAGATTATGCGAGTTGTACAGCTTTTCATTTGGCAGAATATCGGATACCTTACCAAAAGATAATTAACCATACAGCTCCTATTTTAGAAGATAACAAAAAGGTATGGAAAACGTATCAAGAATTAGAATTCAGAGGCAGTTTATTTACTTATTTAGGAAAAAGTTTTGAAGATGAAACTTATGTAAAAAAAAGAAAAGTTGGTTCTGCACAAGCGCGACTCTTTCAAGTGAAATGTGCGGTAGATTATGCGAAATCATGGTTAACTATGCGGGATCATTATAATAAATGA
- a CDS encoding SDR family oxidoreductase: MKNSKNPLHNLPPQHQPQQPGIEGLMTPKPIIEDYNYKGSNKLYDKVAIITGGDSGIGAATAIAFAKEGANVVIAYYYEYENEDAFRTRDRIEALGRQCLLLVGDLRSEHNCSYLVEQTIKHFGKLDILVNNHGVQFAQDNLLDISSEQLRATFETNIFSFFYLAKAALPHLNKGSAIINTASIVAYEGNEQLIDYSATKGAIVGFTRSLSQNLAKSAIRVNAVAPGPIWTPLIPASFSATFIATEFGKNPPFKRPGQPYELAPAYVYLASSDSSYVSGQVIHVNGGTMVSS; the protein is encoded by the coding sequence ATGAAAAATAGTAAAAATCCACTTCATAACTTACCACCCCAACATCAGCCACAGCAACCAGGAATTGAAGGTTTAATGACACCAAAGCCTATTATTGAAGATTACAACTATAAAGGATCAAATAAATTATATGATAAAGTAGCAATAATTACGGGCGGAGATAGTGGAATTGGTGCAGCAACAGCAATAGCCTTTGCTAAGGAAGGCGCCAATGTCGTTATAGCCTATTATTATGAGTACGAAAATGAAGATGCGTTTCGTACAAGAGATCGAATTGAAGCACTTGGAAGACAGTGTTTGCTATTAGTCGGTGATTTACGCTCTGAACATAACTGTTCCTATTTAGTCGAACAAACAATCAAGCATTTTGGAAAACTAGATATTTTAGTAAATAATCACGGTGTTCAATTCGCTCAAGATAATTTGTTAGATATTAGTTCCGAACAATTACGTGCTACTTTTGAAACGAATATATTTTCTTTCTTTTATTTAGCAAAAGCTGCTTTACCTCATTTAAATAAAGGAAGCGCCATTATTAATACCGCATCGATAGTAGCTTATGAAGGGAATGAACAGCTAATTGATTATTCTGCTACTAAGGGGGCAATTGTTGGTTTTACCCGCTCCCTTTCACAAAATTTAGCCAAAAGCGCAATTCGTGTAAATGCGGTAGCCCCAGGGCCAATTTGGACACCACTTATTCCAGCTAGTTTCTCAGCTACGTTTATTGCTACTGAATTCGGTAAGAACCCACCTTTTAAACGTCCAGGCCAACCTTACGAACTCGCTCCGGCTTATGTATACCTTGCTTCTTCAGACTCTTCCTATGTCTCTGGTCAAGTGATTCATGTGAATGGCGGCACCATGGTTAGTTCATAA
- the adhE gene encoding bifunctional acetaldehyde-CoA/alcohol dehydrogenase, protein MVAKTEQKSEVTVTESIDLLVRNAQQALTEMRTLNQEQVDNIVKEMALAGLDQHMQLAKLAVEETKRGVYEDKIIKNLFATEYVYHNIKNDKTIGVISENEQDGVVEIAEPIGVVAGVTPVTNPTSTTLFKSLISIKTGNPIIFAFHPSAQRSSSAAARVVYEAAVKAGAPKDCIQWVEKPSIEATQTLMKHDGVATILATGGPGMVKSAYSSGKPALGVGAGNVPCYFEKTVNVKRAVNDLILSKTFDNGMICASEQAVIIDKEIYEEVKNEMVYNSCHFLTPAEKAKVEKLVINEDTCAVNPAIVGMKPARIAELAGIKVPEETKILVAELTGVGPDHPLSREKLSPVLAAYKVNNSEEGLDRAEQMLEFGGLGHSAVIHSNNQDVIDAFGLRMKAGRIIVNAPSSQGAIGDIYNAYMPSLTLGCGSYGGNSVSSNVGAVHLINVKKMAKRNVNMQWFKVPPKIYFEKNSVQYLSKMPNITKAFIVTDPMMVELGYVDKVLYYLRKRSDYVHCEIFSDVEPDPSKDTVMRGAAAMDTFQPDCIIALGGGSAMDAAKGMWLFHEHPETDFNGLKQKFLDIRKRVYKYPELGNRAQFVAIPTTSGTGSEVTSFAVITDKENNIKYPLADYELTPDVAIIDSQFVMTVPKVITADTGMDVLTHAIEAYVSNMANDYTDGLAIKAIQLVFEYLPLAYRDGSNELAREKMHNASTIAGMAFANAFLGINHSLAHKLGAEFHIAHGRANAILMPHVIRYNAKKPTKFVSFPKYTNFVADQRYADIARVLGLPATTTEEGVESLVQAIYKLAKDLNIPMSIAENGVDKKAFEAKVDYLADRAFEDQCTTANPKLPLVTELAEVYRNTFKG, encoded by the coding sequence ATGGTTGCCAAAACAGAACAGAAATCAGAAGTTACCGTTACGGAAAGTATTGACTTATTAGTTAGGAATGCACAACAAGCTTTAACTGAAATGAGAACATTAAATCAAGAACAAGTTGATAATATAGTAAAGGAAATGGCACTTGCTGGTTTAGATCAACACATGCAATTAGCAAAGCTTGCTGTAGAAGAAACAAAACGTGGTGTTTATGAAGATAAGATCATCAAGAATTTATTCGCTACTGAATATGTCTATCACAATATCAAAAACGACAAAACAATTGGCGTAATTAGCGAAAATGAACAAGATGGTGTAGTAGAAATCGCTGAACCAATCGGTGTAGTTGCTGGGGTTACACCTGTAACAAACCCTACTTCTACTACTTTATTTAAATCACTTATATCTATTAAAACTGGTAATCCTATCATTTTTGCTTTTCACCCTTCTGCACAGAGATCTAGTTCAGCTGCTGCAAGAGTCGTTTACGAAGCTGCTGTGAAAGCAGGAGCACCAAAAGATTGTATCCAATGGGTTGAGAAACCATCAATCGAAGCAACACAAACTTTAATGAAACATGACGGTGTAGCAACAATATTGGCTACTGGTGGGCCTGGAATGGTGAAATCCGCTTATAGTTCTGGAAAACCAGCATTAGGAGTTGGAGCTGGTAACGTACCATGTTACTTTGAAAAAACAGTAAATGTTAAACGTGCTGTCAATGACTTGATTTTATCTAAAACCTTCGATAATGGCATGATTTGCGCTTCAGAACAAGCGGTTATTATTGATAAAGAGATATATGAAGAAGTTAAAAATGAAATGGTTTATAATAGCTGTCATTTCTTAACACCAGCTGAAAAAGCTAAAGTTGAAAAATTAGTAATAAATGAGGATACTTGTGCAGTAAATCCTGCTATTGTTGGAATGAAACCAGCACGAATTGCTGAATTAGCTGGTATTAAAGTTCCAGAAGAAACAAAAATATTAGTAGCTGAGTTAACTGGAGTTGGTCCGGACCACCCATTATCTCGTGAAAAATTAAGCCCAGTATTAGCTGCTTATAAAGTAAACAATAGTGAAGAAGGTTTAGATAGAGCGGAACAAATGTTAGAATTTGGTGGATTAGGACATTCTGCTGTTATCCATTCAAATAATCAAGATGTAATTGACGCATTTGGTTTACGTATGAAAGCTGGTCGTATTATTGTCAATGCCCCTTCTTCCCAAGGCGCAATTGGTGATATCTACAACGCATATATGCCTTCATTAACACTTGGTTGTGGATCTTATGGCGGAAACTCAGTATCTTCAAACGTTGGTGCAGTACATTTAATCAATGTTAAAAAAATGGCAAAAAGGAATGTTAATATGCAGTGGTTTAAAGTTCCACCAAAAATTTATTTCGAGAAAAATTCTGTGCAGTATCTATCTAAAATGCCTAATATCACAAAAGCATTTATTGTAACTGACCCAATGATGGTTGAACTAGGTTATGTAGATAAAGTACTATATTACCTACGAAAACGTTCTGATTATGTCCACTGTGAAATTTTTTCTGATGTAGAACCAGATCCATCTAAAGATACAGTTATGCGCGGTGCAGCAGCAATGGATACTTTTCAACCAGATTGTATCATCGCACTTGGTGGAGGATCTGCAATGGATGCCGCTAAAGGCATGTGGTTATTCCACGAACATCCAGAAACAGATTTTAACGGTTTAAAGCAGAAGTTCCTAGACATTCGCAAACGTGTATACAAATATCCTGAATTGGGTAACCGAGCACAATTTGTAGCGATTCCTACTACATCTGGTACAGGATCAGAAGTAACATCTTTCGCTGTTATTACAGATAAAGAGAATAACATTAAGTATCCGTTGGCTGACTATGAGCTTACACCCGACGTAGCTATAATTGATTCTCAATTTGTTATGACAGTACCAAAGGTTATTACAGCAGACACAGGAATGGATGTATTAACGCATGCTATAGAAGCGTATGTTTCTAATATGGCAAATGATTATACTGATGGGCTAGCAATTAAAGCAATACAATTAGTTTTTGAATATTTACCACTTGCATATAGAGATGGAAGCAATGAATTAGCACGCGAGAAAATGCATAATGCATCTACAATAGCTGGAATGGCTTTTGCTAATGCTTTCTTAGGTATTAACCATAGTTTAGCTCATAAACTAGGAGCAGAATTCCATATTGCTCACGGTCGTGCAAATGCAATTTTAATGCCACATGTTATTCGTTATAACGCCAAAAAGCCAACAAAGTTTGTTTCATTCCCTAAATATACAAACTTTGTTGCAGACCAACGTTATGCCGATATTGCTAGAGTGTTAGGATTACCAGCTACAACAACTGAAGAAGGCGTTGAAAGCTTAGTTCAAGCAATTTATAAATTAGCAAAAGATTTAAATATACCAATGAGTATTGCGGAAAATGGTGTCGACAAAAAAGCATTCGAAGCCAAAGTAGATTATTTAGCTGACCGTGCATTTGAAGATCAATGTACTACAGCTAATCCAAAATTACCGCTTGTAACTGAATTAGCAGAAGTATATCGCAATACGTTTAAAGGTTAA